CAGCACCGCCAACACGCCAATCCAGCGTCGATGCCCCGCGCGTTCAAACGCCAGCAACAGCAACAGCCCAATCCCCAGTGTCAGCATCAGGAACAACAGCGAAGGCGGGTACTTGGTCACATTAAAAAAGCTCATCAACGTTTGCACGCCGCTGTCATACGCCTGCCAGGGTTTTTCGCCATAGCCATTGGCTGCGCGCAGCCCCACAAACCCCACCAGCGCACTTACGCCGGCCCACAACAGATAACGCTGGCGTACGCTTGGGGAGGTCATCTGCGCAAACCACGGGCCGAGGCTGTAGCCCAGGGCAATCACACCGATCCACGGCAACACTGGGTAGGTGACGCGCAGGCGCAGGTTCTCGCTGAGGTCTATCCAGCTGCGTTCATGCGCAATCGCCCATAGGTGTTGCAGCGCCGACCCGTTTGCGACGTGCACGCCGTCAAGCAGGTTGTGGCCGGCAATGAGCAGCAGCGCCAGCCCGATCAGCAACGCGCGCGGCAGCCACACCAGCGCGGCCAGGGCGAGCATGCTCACGCCGATGGCCCAGATTACCTGCAGGTAGATCACACTGGGCGGTAACTGGAAGGTCCAGGCGAAGTTGACCAGGGTAAATTCCAGCACCACCAGAAACAGCCCGCGCTTGAACAGAAATGCCGACACATCGCGCCGCCCTTGGTGTTTTTGACCATACAGCCAGGCCGAGAGCCCGGTGAGTAATACGAACACCGGTGCGCAGAGATGGGCGAGCGTGCGGCTGATAAACAGCGCCGGCTCCGTGCTGTCAATGTTCATCGGGTCGCTGACCTGGCGGTGCAGCAGGAAGGTCTCGCGCACATGGTCGAGCAGCATGAACAGAATCACCAGGCCACGCAGGGCGTCGATGGAGAGCAGTCGTTGGCGCGCAGGGGCAGCGTCGGTCATGGGCGAGGGTCACAGGGCAGGTTGAGAAGGAGTGTTATCCTATAACATTCGAGTGTGTCGTGCCGTGCTTCTGATACCGTTATTGTTTAAGCCTTACTGGAGTCCGCCACCGTGATCCCCCATGACGCCACAGCCAGTCACACCGCCCAGGACGTTCTCGATTTCTGGAAAACCGCCGGCCCCAAGCGCTGGTTCGCCAAGAGCGAAGCCTTCGACGCCACTTTCCGGGACACGTTCTACGCCACCCATCTGCAAGCCGCCCGCCGCGAGCTGGAGGGTTGGCTGGACTCGGCGCAAGGCGCGCTGGCCCTGCTGATCCTGCTGGACCAATTCCCGCGCAACGCCTTTCGCGGCACCGCGCATATGTTCGCCACCGACCCGCTGGCGCGGCTGTATGCGCAGCGCATGCTCGACGCCGGGCTGGACCAGCAGGTTGAACCGGCGTTGCGCGCCTTCTGCTACCTGCCATTCGAGCACTCCGAAGAACGCGCCGACCAGCAACGCTCCCTGCAACTCAATCAGACGCTGGACGCGAACACCTTTCGTTGGGCCAAGGAACATGCGCGCATCATCGAACGATTTGGGCGCTTCCCCCATCGCAATAAAGTGCTGGCGCGGATCACCACGGCAGAGGAGCAGGCGTTCCTGGACACCGGAGGCTTTGCCGGGTAACGGCTATTCCTGCCGGGAATGCCCCCATAAAAAGCCTGCATTGTCTTTATCGTCGTCGATCTCGTAGCGTAGGGCTTCATTTCAAGGAGATCGCCATGCACCACAAACCGTTGCGTCTTTACGTCGACTCGCTCTACACCAGCCCTTACGCAATGTCGGTTTTCGTCGCCCTGCAAGAAAAAGGCCTGGCGTTCGATACGATCCCCCTGGACCTGGAGGCAGGGCAAAACCAGGCGGTCGACTATGCGCGGCTGTCGCTGACACAACGGGTGCCGACGCTGATCGAGGGGGATTTTGCCTTGTCGGAGTCCTCCGCGATCACCGAGTACCTGGAGCAGGTTTACCCGTCTATCCCGGTGTATCCCACCGACCCGAAGCAGCGTGCCAAAGCGCGCCAAGTACAGGCCTGGTTACGCAGTGATTTGCTGCCGATCCGCCAGGAGCGCTCGACGCTGGTGGTGTTCTGCGGGCAGAAAATGCCGCCGTTGTCGCCAGTGGCCGAAGCGGCCGCCGCTAAATTGATTGCGGCGGCCCAGGCACTGCTGTCGGATAACCCGGTTCACCTGTGCGGCGAGTGGTCGATTGCCGATGTAGACCTGGCGGTGATGCTTAACCGCTTGATCCTCAATGGCGACGCAGTGCCTGCCGAGCTGGTGGCGTATGCGCAGCGCCAGTGGCAGCGGCCGTCGGTGCAGGCGTGGGTCAATCAGCCACGTCCGGCGCTGTAGCCGGCTCGGCCAGTTGCGCGGCACGCCGGTCGAGGTCTTCCCAATCGGCCATGCCCAGTACCCGCGTGGTGTTCAAACCGCGCAGGTAGCCGCGCAACTGCTGCGCGCTGGCCTGGAACCGGTCGGCGTCCACCGTCTTATCCTGCAGCACCTGCTCATACTCGGCCAGGTAATCGGCGACCCGATCGCGAAACTCCGGCAGGACGGCTTCGCGGATGCGGTCGAAGGTTTTCTGGTGGGGCTTCATGGCGTGGTCCTTATAGTTTTAGCGGTGCACTATCGCTTCAGATAATAGTCACCATCACGTAACGCAAGTTCTGTTTTTGCCGCATAAGCGCAAAATTGCCTCATCGACACGCCGTTCAGGGAAATGCGCGATGAGAACGTTTATTCAATTGTGTTCAATCATTCTGATGCTGGGGACAGCTGCGCTCAATAACGCGGCAATTGCCGGCGATCTGCGTGCAGGCCATTTGCTACCTATCGTCGGTAGCGTAGACTCTCTGCAGCCTACGCAATCGGTGGGTGTGTTGCTGAGCGACAACACCCGCGACAATCTCAGCTACCTTGAACGCTACCACGACATGGCCTTGAACGGCGCCAAGGATGCCCTCGATTCACGCATCCGCGCAGCGTTCGTCAACAGCTCCGACCCGGAACTTGCCATGGACTGGTTGATGCATTCGCTGCAGGGCAGCTTCGTCTCGGTCACCGTCTACGACAACCTGGATGCCCTGGTGCGAGCGCATCCGGATGTGGTGGTGATGCTCGACACTCACAACCAGTTGCTGACCCCGCGTAATGACCAGGTCCAAGCGCGGTTTGTGGCGCGGTTCTATGATGCCGACCTGCAATACATCGCCAAGGCCGAGGGCTCGGTACACCGTCATGTGCCGTCGGTGTGGGTGCGCGACAAGGCTGCGCCGGAGATTGCGGCGCAGATCGAACAGCAGCGCGATGTACAGCTCGACGCCTTGAAGCAGTTCGATGCATCGCTCAAGGCGCTGATGCGTGCGGGTTGATATGAACTTTTACTTTTATCGTCAGGATGTTTTCATGCGCTCTTTTTTCGTACCGGCCACGGCCTTCGCTTCTTTGTTGCTGGCCGGTTGCGTCTCTGCCCCTAACACTCCGAGCTTGACCCTGCAGACCACCAAAACCCCTGAAGGCTATGTGCAGTGCGTGCTGCCCAAGCTGGAAAAACACGCTATCTCCTCCACGGTGACGCAAAACTCGCGTCACGCCAAAGTGCTGTTGACCAGCCGGATTGCCGCCGACGATGTGCTCGAAGCCTACAAGGCCGGGGAGGGCGCCAAGGTGTTTTTGTATGAGCGCAAGCCGCTGGCGTCGACTATTACGCCGTCACGCCTGGAGATAGCGGCCAAGGAATGCCAATAACGCGATGCGCTGATAGGAGAGGGGCCTGGCCCCTCCCGCCAAGCGGATTTACGGTTTAACTTCGTCAGCGAAGTGACGCACTGTTTTGATCAGCCCCTGAGCGGCCAACGCCACCAGTTCCCCGCCTTTTTCCACCGTCGCCAGCGCCGGGTCGGAACCCATGCGCCCATCGGGGAAGCGTGCGCGGAAGTCCAGCGCTTCGCGGATCGGCCCGGTGTTGGCGATCTGCGGCGAATAGTCGGCTGTCTTGATTGCATCCGGGTAAGCCCATTGCGTCACTGCGATTTCCGACGGCGTGGCGTGGCTGCCATGACCCACAGGGAACTGACGATGGGCCAGCTCATTGACACCCTCCAGATCCCACCAGTTCACCAGTTTCAGCGCGAACCCGGCCGGACGCCGGGCGAAGCTGGCTTCGGCGTACAACTCGGAAAACGCCGCTTCAATCGTGGCGATATTGCCGCCATGGCCGTTCAGGAACAGGATCTTCTCGAAGCCATGCCCGGCCAGCGAGCGCACCCAATCGCCAATCGCGGCGATAAAAGTGGAGGGGCGCAGGGAGATGGTGCCGGGAAACCCCAGATGATGCTGGGCCATGCCGATATTGAACGTGGGGCCGATCAGCAGGTCGGCGTGCCGTTGTGCCTCATGGGCGATGATTTCCGGGCACATCCAGTCGGTGCCCAGCAGACCGGTCGGGCCGTGCTGCTCGTTGGAACCGATGGGCACCACCACCGTGCGGCTGCGCTGCAGAAACTGCTCGATCTCGATCCAGGTGGACTTATGTAGAAGCATGGGGTGCTCTCTTTAATCGGTGGGGACAGGCTAACCGCCACGGATTGTACGACTACTGGCGACCTGTTGGGGCTTGCAATTGAGGTAAGTGGAAGACTTCAACCAGCGCTGGTCGGGATACCACGAAAACATGAACTGGCCGTCCTTGAGCTTGTCCACCACTTGACGCGCCACTTGCGGGCGCACGGCCGGGCAACCCTGGCTGCGGCCAATACGGCCTTCGCGCTTGCTCCACAGTGGGCTGACGTAATCGGCGGCATGAATCACAATAGCGCGGTCGCGGGCCGAGTCATTGAACCCCGGCTCCAGCCCGTCCATGCGCAGTGAATAACCATGGGTGCCCAGGTAACTTTCCTGGGTGCGGAACAGGCCAAGGCTGGACTGGTGGCTGCCTTCAAGGTTGGAGAACTGGGTGGCGAAGTTTTCCCCGGACTTGGCGCCGTGGGCCACCAGGTCGCGCAGCACCAGGGTTTTCTTGCGCAGGTCGAAGATCCACAGGCGACGGGCGGTCGAAGGTTGGGAATAATCGATCACGGCCAGGCGTTCGGAGCGTTCTTCGCCGTTGCTGACTGCACATTGCACCGCGTTAAGGGCGCTTTTGAGCACAGTGGGATTGAGTTCTGGAGCCGATCGCGCCAGGCTGTTATACAAGGAAGGCACGTTGCCATTGGCGGCGAGCACAGAGTTACTCAACGCAGCCAGGCTTGCGGCCATCAGGCCGAGGCGGCACAGGAAAGTCAGCATCTACAGTACAACCCCCCACTGTGGATTGGAGCTAAAGCATTGTTCAAAAAACACGCATGTTACTTGAGCATTTGCTTGCTCGTTGCACCATTGGTCGCCACGGCCGACGCGCTGCCGGTCGAGCCCTTGCCGGTGACGACGCCGGCACCGGTCGACCTGGCGCCCGTGCAGCAGGCGCTGGCGCAGTTGCCCAGTGTCTGCCCCGGCCTTGCGCCGCAGATCGACGCCGCCGCACAGGGGCGCCTGCAAGCCTTTTATCAGCAGCAAGGTGATGTCGCGTTGTGGTCCGACGAAGCCCGTCGCCAAGCCTTGCACGCCCAACTGCAACTGCTCGCCGACGACGGCCTGGACCCTTCCCACTATAGCCTGCCTGCCGTGGATGCCACGGCTAACGTGCTGTGCAGCGATATCGACAGCAGCCGCCACTACCTGCAGGCCCTGCAGGACCTGCACTACGGACGATTGCAGCAATCACGCTTCGAACCGCTGTGGCATTCCCAGCCGCCTGCCCGCGACCCCGACGTTGAAGTGCTCGCCCTTGCTGCGGTGGGCCTGCAGGACATGGCCCAGGCGTTCGATCAAGCGCGCCCCGGCGCCGATCTGTATCGCAGCCTGCGTAATGCCTATGCGAGCGTGCGCCTGCAACCGTTGCCGCATTGGGACGCCGTGGGCAGTGGCCCGTTGTTGCGCCCCGGCATGGAAGACACGCGGGTGCCGCAGCTGGCACGGCGTCTCTACGACGGCGGCTACCTGGCCGCTGAGCCCCAGGGCGTCGGCAAGCAATACCGCGCTGAGCTGGTAGATGCGGTCAAAGCCTTTCAGCTCAGCCATTCATTGCAGGCCGATGGCGTGATCGGTGCCGGCACGGTAGCCGAGCTTAATATCAGCCCGGCGGTGCGTCGCGAGCAGTTGCGCATCAACCTCGAACGCTTCCGCTGGCTGGCCCAGGACCTGGAGCCCGAAGGCGTGCTGGTCAACGTCGCCGCGGCACAACTGAGCGTCTATCAGAGCGGCATCCCCGTGTGGCAAACCCGTCTGCAAGTGGGCCGCGCCGAGCGCCAGACACCGTTGCTCAAATCGCGCATCACCCGGCTGACGCTCAACCCCACCTGGACCATCCCGCCCACGATTATGCGCGAGGACAAACTTCCGGCCATTCGCCTCAATCCCGAATACCTGCGCCAGCAGAACCTGCAGGTGCTCGACGCCCAAGGCCAGCCGCTGGCCCCGGAACAGATCGACTGGGCACACCCCGGCAACATCCTGCTGCGCCAGGAAGCCGGCCCACGCAATCCGCTGGGCAAAATCGTGATGCGCTTTCCCAACCCCTACTCGGTGTACCTGCACGACACCCCCAGCCAGCCGCTGTTCACCAAGGGCCCGCGCGCGTTCAGCTCCGGCTGCGTGCGGGTTGAACAACCGTTGCTGCTGCGCGACCTGCTGGTCAGTCCTGCCGAGCGCGCTCGCACCGACGAACTGCTGGCCACCGGCGTGACCCATGAATTCCGCCTGGCTACCCCGGTGCCGGTACTGCTGGGCTATTGGACAGTGGAAGTGGACCGCCAGGGCGGCCTGGTGTACGCGCCGGATATCTACGGGCGGGACCTGGTGCTGATGAAGGCGATGGGCAGCGTGCTCTGAATATAGGGCCGCTTCGCGCCCCAGCGCGGGAGGTGCGACGATGCGACAAGCCCGCTCATCACCTAAAAGCTCACTGCAAAAGCGTGCTCAGGGTGGCTATAAGTGGTGAGCGGGCTTGCCCCGCGCCGGGGCGCGAAGCGGCCCCAAAAACACCACCGCGATTCCACTTATCGCCCTAGATGAGCGAGCAGCGTTTCAACCGCCTCGGTCGCGGACAGCGTAGCCGTGTCGACGGTCAACGGCGCTTGCGCCCAGGCTTCATACTCATGGGTCATCACCGAGTGCCAAGTGGGTGGCGTCAGGCCGGGGATATCCCCGGTGCGCCTTTCAACCCGGCCTTGATGTGCCTGCCGATCGGAGCAAATCACCTGTACATCCACTAACTTAACGCCCGCCGCCAGGGCCACCGCCTGCCACGCCGCACGACTTTCCCGCACTGGATTGACGCCGTCGGCGATCACCCGATGCCCTAACAGAAGATTGCTCAGCGCGACGGCATTGGCCACGCCGTAACCGCTGGCCCCCACATCACCCGCCAGCACCTCGGCATCGCGAATGGCCTGCTCGATCACATCGATCCGCAGGTAAACCGCGTTGAGCCGCCGCGCCAGTTCATGGGCGATGGTGGTTTTGCCGGTGCCGGGCAATCCGCTGAAGACGATGAGCATGGTGTGGTCCTTGGATAGTTCAGTGGCCAGCGCCTACGTGTTCTGAAACGTCACCGTAAACGTAGTGCCGGCGGCCGCGCAGGAATTCACCGCCACATCCCCGCCGTGCACCTTGGCCAATTCGCGCACGATGTACAACCCCAGGCCCACGCTGCGTACATCGCTGCCCTGGTCGGTGCCGCGGGTCATGGGTTCGAACAGCCCTTCGAGCAAGGCCTGCGGGATGGGGGCGCCGTGGTTATGCACCGACACCGCACCTGCGTTGTCGCCAAGATGCGAGGTAATGGTGATGGGCTCCTGCAGATCGCCATACGCCACGCTGTTGGCCACCAGGTTGCCGATAATCTGCTGCACGCGGTCGGCGTCCAGGCACGCTTGGCCGCTGCCTTCGGCGCAATGCAACAGGGTGGCCTTGGGGAAGGCCACGCGCAGTTCCTCCACCGCGCGCTGAATCACGTGGTGCAGGTCCAGTGGCGCGGCTTTGATCACGATGCCGTGGCCGACCCGCGCCTGGGTGAAGTCCAGCAGGTCGGCGATCATGCGCTGGGCACGTTCGGAGGATTGGCCGATATGCCCCAGCAGCTGACGCTCCTTGGCGGTGCGTTCGCTGCGGCTGAGAAAGTCCGAGGCCATGCGGATCGCGGTCAGCGGGTTTTTCAGGTCGTGGCTGACGATTGCCATCATCTGCTCGGCGAACACCGCGCGGCGCTGGGAGATGGCATAGGCCGCGTTCAACTCGGCCTGGGCGTTCTGCAGCGCCAGCTCTGTGGCGGTTTTTTCCTGCAGCAGCGCTTCGGCCAGGTTGCGGGCGTTCAGCAGTTCGCGCTCGTACTTGTCACGGTCGGTGGTGCCGAACAGGGCCAGGTCGTACACCACCGTATCGGCCTGCACGCGTTTATTTCCGTTGAGCAGCACGGTCACCTTGTGGCCGTCGCGGTGCAGGATGTCCAGTTTCACTTCGGTGATGCTGCCGTGCATGCGCAGCATCGGTGCCAGGTGGGTCTGATGGAAGATTCGCCCGCCCATGGTCAGCAGGTCCTGAAACCTGCGCGCACACAGCTCGGCGGTGCTGAACCCCAGCCAATCGCCGAAGCGCGCATTGGCCTTGAGGATCGTGCCATCTTCGCCGGTAACGGCCAGGGCGCAGGCGGCGCTGTCGAACACGTCAGCCGGCACGGGTGGCCGTCCACCGCTCCAGGAAACCGTGCATGGCCGCCGCGCATGCCTGGGGTGCGCTCATGTGCGGGCAGTGGCCGACGTTGTCCACCAGGCAGTACGTGCTGTTGGGCAACACACGGTGCAGGTATTCGCCCACGGCCACCGGGGCGATGAGGTCGTCGCTCGATTGCAGGATCAACACCGGGGTAGCCAGGCCGATTACGTCCTGGCGGTTGTCCGAGGTAAACGTCACCCGCGCAAAGTGTTTGGCGATCTCCGGCTCGGTGCGGCAGAAACTGTCGGTCAGGGCGTCGCTGAGCGCCGGTTGCTCAGGTGCGCCCATGATCACGGGGGCCATGGCGCTGGACCAGCCCAGGTAGTTGCTGTCGAGGGTGTCGAGCAGTTCATCGATGTCGCTGCGCTTGAATCCACCGATGTAACCCTCGTCATCGATATAGCGCGGCGACGGCCCGATCATCACATGGGCTGCGATACGTCCTGGCGCCAGGCGGTCGGCGAGGGTGCCGATCATCGCACTGACCGAATGCCCGACCAGAATCACCGGGCCTTCGGCATAGGCGTCGATAATCTCGTTCAAGTCGCGGGCGTAGCCGTCCAGCGTGGCGTACCGGGTTTTGTCGAACGCGCTGAGGTCCGACAGGCCCGCGCCCACCAGGTCGTACAGCACCACGCGAAAGTGCTCTAGAAACGCCGGCACCAGATCGTTCCACATGGCCTGGTTGCAGCCAAAACCATGGGAGAACACCAGGGTCGAGGTCCCGTTGCCCATGACGTTGACGTTATTGCGGTGACGTAAATCCATGGGCATCTCGAAAATTATGGCGTATTGCTATTGGCGGCCAGTTTAGATAGTCAAACGCTTTGGGTCACGCGTTATAGCGCCGATAGAGTAAAGTCGGCGCCTTCAGGAAGAAACCTCGGGTAACAAATTATGATGCGTCGGTTGCGGCAATCCGCCTTGAGTCTGCTGTTGCTTGTGTGCGCCAGCCTGTTGCCGACGGCTCACGCCCAGACGTCGGCCATTGGTGTCGCCCTGGACCAGCGGGTGATCGACCTTACCCATACGCTTGACGCCTCCACCACCGTGCGTCTCAAACAGCAACTGGCCGATCTGGAACAACGCAAAGGCGCGCAAGTCGCCGTGCTGTTGATACCCACGCTCGGCGGCGCGGACCTTGAGGATTACACCAACCAACTGTTCCGCGCCTGGAAGCTGGGGCGCAAGGACGTCAACGACGGCATCCTGCTGCTGGTGGCCAAAGATGACCGCAAGGTGCGCATCGAAGTGGGCTATGGCCTTGAGGGCACCGTCACCGATCTGCTGGCGCACCGCATCATCGAGGAGCACATCACCCCGGCGTTTCGTCAGGGCGACTATGCGGGTGGGATACAGCAGGCGGTCGATGACCTGACCACGCTGGTGGACGGTGGTGACCTGCCGGCGCTCGAAAATCCGTTGGTTGCTCCCGGCGCCATCGCGGTATTGCTGGCGTTCATCCTGGGGGCCATCGGTGGCGTGCTGATCGCGGCCCGCAAGCTGGGTTGGCGCGCCGCACTGGTCGCTACTCTGGTGATCACACTGGGACTGACGATTGTTGCCGGCGGCCACGAATGGCCGGTGTACCTGCTGGTTGTGCCGCTGACCCTGCTGACCGGCGGCGCTACGTTCGGCGCGTTGTGGCTGGTGCGTACGGCGTTCTATGGCGTGCTTGGGCTTTTCGCCTACATCGTCGCGGTCGTGGTCGCCAACCGCTTTGTGGACGTCAGTTATGTCCGCTGGCTGGCGTGGCCGCTGGGTGCTCTGGTAGTCCTGGGACTGTATTTGCTGTTGTTTCTGCTGATCAAAGCGTCCTGGAAAAACAGCCCGAGCGGGTTCCTCCTGCGAGCGTTCGTGGTGGCGGCGATCTACGGGGCGGCGGGGCTGCTGCTGGGGCACGGCGCGCAGGGTTGGCTGATCGCGGTGCCGATCGCGTCGTTTCTGGCGCTGTTTGTGTTTATCCCGACTCGCGTGGGAGCGGGGTCCAGCGACGGGTCCAGTTCAGATTCCAGCCATTCCGATTCGAGTTCCAGCAGCAGTTCATCGGGCGGCGGTGGTTCCAGTGGCGGTGGCGGGGCGTCGGGGAGCTGGTAGCGCCAATGGGCACGCTGATTCAATGCGCGTGACGGTCAACGCCCGATGCTCCTTGGATTACAGCACCATCACCATCTCATGCCACGCCATGCCGCCATGGTCCGACGGCGATGGCTGCACATAGGTGTAGCCCATGCGCGTGTACAACGGCACATGCTGCTCCTTGCACATCAGGTGAATCGTCTGTTTGCCCAAGGCGCGCATGCGCTGCACGAAGTCGCTCATCAACACCTTGGCGTAGCCCTTGCCTTGATATGCCGGGTCGACCACCACCGACATGATCACCACATTCGGCGCCTCGGCCGAATGCCCCACCAGTTCCTTGAACGCCTCGTCCGACATCACCACTTCATGGGCGCAGCCGCCGTTGATAAAACCCACTATTTCGCCGTCGGCTTCCAGGATCAAAAAGCCTTGCGGGTATAGCGCAATGCGCGTGGCGATCTTTTCCAGGGTCGCGGCTTCGTCACCTTCGTAGGCGGTGATTTCAATTGCATAGCAGCGAGCGGCGTCAGTGGGCATGGCGTTGCGCAGGGTGAGGGCGGGCATCGGTGTTCCTGGGGCGTTGAGCGGAAGGCCACATCATAGCGGCCTCGCTGGGACTCTGCGTTGAACACGGCTCAAAAAATGGGAATGGGCTTGTTCGCGTCAGGCATCGTAGCGGATACTTTTTCGACAATTTTGGCCATGGTCATCGACGTCAAGGGCAGTGTGAAAATCTGACGGTAACCGGGATACCAATGTGGGAGGGGGCTTGCCCCCGATGGCGGCGTGTCGGTCAGCGCATCTATAACTGAACCCGCGCCGCATATCATTGGCGAAACCAGGATTGGCAATTACGCACGGACAGGGACCGTTATTCATTCACCCGAGCGGGTAATGAAAACGCATAAAGGGAAGGATCAATGCTGGAAATAAAACGCGCGACCCTCAACGACGCAGTCGCTGCTTTTGACATCCGCCGCGAAGCCATCCGCAGCCAATGCGTCGGCGCCTACACCGCTGAACAAATGGCACTCTGGACGCGTGGCAAAGCCGAGGACGGCTACAGCGCACTGATGGACAAATCGTTTTATCTGGGTTGGCTTAACGATGAGCCTGTAGCCACCGGCATGCTTGACCTGGACAACAACGAAATCGGTGCGCTGTTCGTGTTGCCCGCATTCACCGGACGCGGGTATGGCAAGGCCATGCTGGATCACCTTGAAAGTCTCGCGCGGGAACTGGCGATTGAAGAGGTGGTGCTGGATGCGACGTTGAACGCCGCGAGTTTTTATCGAGCGTGTGGTTATGTCGGGGATGAGCAGGCCATTTACCACTCACCGTCGGGGTTGCAGTTGGCGTGTATCCCGATGAAGAAGCGGGTTGGCTGAACCGATGGCCTGATGAGCGAGGGCCATAGGTTTGTTACGCAATAATTGGCTCCGCTCGTCACTCGCATCGGCTCGTCAATTTCAGCCGATGTTATAGTCCCGGCGTTTTTTTACCATTTGATCGCGCCGGCAGGCCTTGGGAGAATCTGCATGAACCTCTACACCGCAGGCTACGAGGGACTGACCATCGACGCATTCATTGCACAACTCAAGCAGGCCGGGATCGACAGAGTGCTGGATGTGCGTGAATACCCGTTATCGCGAAAAAAAGGTTTTTCCAAAAATGCATTTGCCCGGGATCTGGCCGCACAGGGGATCGCTTATGAGCATAACCGGTCGCTCGGCTGCCCAAAGCCCATACGCAAGCAGTACAAGGAAGACGGTGATTGGACAACCTATGCGCGCGAGTTCAGGACTTATATCCGCACCCAAGGCACGGTGTTGAACGAGCTGGTTTGCAATGCAGCCCAGCAGCGGATTTGTATGGTCTGTTATGAGGCGGACGCCCGTTTTTGCCACCGCAGTTTGATCGCTGAAGCCGCGCAGGAGTTGACGCCCTCGCTCGACATTCAACACCTACCCTTCAAAACAACGCTATTTGATGATCGTCTTCTTTCTGTCGCTTAGGCGGATAAATCAGGCTTACGATCAACCACTGGCTGGGGAAACGATGAATCGTGCCCATCAAGAGCATGAGCTCTTTGCTCGGTAGATGGGTTTCCAGCTTTTGCCGAAAGGGGAGTTCCCAGCCCTTTGCCCCGTGTTTGCGATAGACGTTCCTATAGAGCTGGCTGACTTCCCAGTCGACAATTTTATGAATATGGGTTCTCAATTCTCCGTCGGTCACACACTCATAAACGTAATGAAAGTCAAAGGGCACTTTTTCAAGGCGCTTGATGCTGGCGTGTTCTTGCTCTTCAAACAGGCTGGGTTGGCGCTGCATTGATTGCAGCTTGTCAATTTCCTCCGAAGTCCATCCTTGCGAGGCTGATTTCTGAATGCGAAGTGCGGTGACGCGTGCAGGTTTGATCAGGCCTAGCGTGACGTTATGCTCAGTCCTGGCTTTATCCAATGCGTCAAA
The sequence above is drawn from the Pseudomonas quebecensis genome and encodes:
- a CDS encoding AAA family ATPase → MLIVFSGLPGTGKTTIAHELARRLNAVYLRIDVIEQAIRDAEVLAGDVGASGYGVANAVALSNLLLGHRVIADGVNPVRESRAAWQAVALAAGVKLVDVQVICSDRQAHQGRVERRTGDIPGLTPPTWHSVMTHEYEAWAQAPLTVDTATLSATEAVETLLAHLGR
- the yfcF gene encoding glutathione transferase, producing the protein MHHKPLRLYVDSLYTSPYAMSVFVALQEKGLAFDTIPLDLEAGQNQAVDYARLSLTQRVPTLIEGDFALSESSAITEYLEQVYPSIPVYPTDPKQRAKARQVQAWLRSDLLPIRQERSTLVVFCGQKMPPLSPVAEAAAAKLIAAAQALLSDNPVHLCGEWSIADVDLAVMLNRLILNGDAVPAELVAYAQRQWQRPSVQAWVNQPRPAL
- a CDS encoding ATPase: MRTFIQLCSIILMLGTAALNNAAIAGDLRAGHLLPIVGSVDSLQPTQSVGVLLSDNTRDNLSYLERYHDMALNGAKDALDSRIRAAFVNSSDPELAMDWLMHSLQGSFVSVTVYDNLDALVRAHPDVVVMLDTHNQLLTPRNDQVQARFVARFYDADLQYIAKAEGSVHRHVPSVWVRDKAAPEIAAQIEQQRDVQLDALKQFDASLKALMRAG
- a CDS encoding murein L,D-transpeptidase catalytic domain family protein, with translation MLTFLCRLGLMAASLAALSNSVLAANGNVPSLYNSLARSAPELNPTVLKSALNAVQCAVSNGEERSERLAVIDYSQPSTARRLWIFDLRKKTLVLRDLVAHGAKSGENFATQFSNLEGSHQSSLGLFRTQESYLGTHGYSLRMDGLEPGFNDSARDRAIVIHAADYVSPLWSKREGRIGRSQGCPAVRPQVARQVVDKLKDGQFMFSWYPDQRWLKSSTYLNCKPQQVASSRTIRGG
- a CDS encoding creatininase family protein, translated to MLLHKSTWIEIEQFLQRSRTVVVPIGSNEQHGPTGLLGTDWMCPEIIAHEAQRHADLLIGPTFNIGMAQHHLGFPGTISLRPSTFIAAIGDWVRSLAGHGFEKILFLNGHGGNIATIEAAFSELYAEASFARRPAGFALKLVNWWDLEGVNELAHRQFPVGHGSHATPSEIAVTQWAYPDAIKTADYSPQIANTGPIREALDFRARFPDGRMGSDPALATVEKGGELVALAAQGLIKTVRHFADEVKP
- a CDS encoding DUF924 family protein, encoding MIPHDATASHTAQDVLDFWKTAGPKRWFAKSEAFDATFRDTFYATHLQAARRELEGWLDSAQGALALLILLDQFPRNAFRGTAHMFATDPLARLYAQRMLDAGLDQQVEPALRAFCYLPFEHSEERADQQRSLQLNQTLDANTFRWAKEHARIIERFGRFPHRNKVLARITTAEEQAFLDTGGFAG
- a CDS encoding L,D-transpeptidase family protein — its product is MFKKHACYLSICLLVAPLVATADALPVEPLPVTTPAPVDLAPVQQALAQLPSVCPGLAPQIDAAAQGRLQAFYQQQGDVALWSDEARRQALHAQLQLLADDGLDPSHYSLPAVDATANVLCSDIDSSRHYLQALQDLHYGRLQQSRFEPLWHSQPPARDPDVEVLALAAVGLQDMAQAFDQARPGADLYRSLRNAYASVRLQPLPHWDAVGSGPLLRPGMEDTRVPQLARRLYDGGYLAAEPQGVGKQYRAELVDAVKAFQLSHSLQADGVIGAGTVAELNISPAVRREQLRINLERFRWLAQDLEPEGVLVNVAAAQLSVYQSGIPVWQTRLQVGRAERQTPLLKSRITRLTLNPTWTIPPTIMREDKLPAIRLNPEYLRQQNLQVLDAQGQPLAPEQIDWAHPGNILLRQEAGPRNPLGKIVMRFPNPYSVYLHDTPSQPLFTKGPRAFSSGCVRVEQPLLLRDLLVSPAERARTDELLATGVTHEFRLATPVPVLLGYWTVEVDRQGGLVYAPDIYGRDLVLMKAMGSVL
- a CDS encoding DUF1624 domain-containing protein; this encodes MTDAAPARQRLLSIDALRGLVILFMLLDHVRETFLLHRQVSDPMNIDSTEPALFISRTLAHLCAPVFVLLTGLSAWLYGQKHQGRRDVSAFLFKRGLFLVVLEFTLVNFAWTFQLPPSVIYLQVIWAIGVSMLALAALVWLPRALLIGLALLLIAGHNLLDGVHVANGSALQHLWAIAHERSWIDLSENLRLRVTYPVLPWIGVIALGYSLGPWFAQMTSPSVRQRYLLWAGVSALVGFVGLRAANGYGEKPWQAYDSGVQTLMSFFNVTKYPPSLLFLMLTLGIGLLLLLAFERAGHRRWIGVLAVLGSAPMFFYLLHLYVLKVLYVACVALFGLNHGNYFGFDTIGAVWLLALVLPLALYPPVRWFATLKNRRRDLAWLKYL